The genomic region GCCCATTTGCAAAAAGTGCCAGGCATCATTATGCAGCATGGTCTTTGTTGCGCAACCCGTGAGCGCGTCAAATTGATTGAGGATTTTATCCTGGAGCTCCTGGGTACGGAGCATGTCCAAGGTCGCGACCTGGTTTCCCCAGACCTGGGCCTCGTCCATCATCTGGTAAAGGTCCTGGACGATCGCCCACAGCTCGGGCGTGACGGCCTCCCGGGTGCTTAATGCGTTATCGCGCACGTACTGTACGCAATTTGCTACGGAGGAAGCATTTGAGCCGTCCAAAAGCGTATAATGAGACAAGACATTCCGGCGGATGAATTTCTGTTTCTTGAAAAAATTCGTCGGGTGGCCGGTAGCAGTGGCCATGGCCTCCCATAATGGGGCCCATTCCTGGGGATTCCGCCGGGCCTGCTCATCCGACTGGACATCGAGGATCACGCGTAGGATGCGGGTGATATTTTCCGCGCGCTCCATGTAACGACCGATCCAATAAAGATTCTCCGCGATCCGGCTACCCAGACGCATACGGCGTTGAGGAATCGAGAAGGATAAGGGTAACTCCTCGGCGGCTTTATCTTCACCCCTGAGCACCCAAGTGTCCTTGATCCCACCACCTAGACCCGTGGAGATGATATTTGAACCTGCGTCGATGGCGTAACGGGTCAAGGCACAGATCGGTTGCTGGCGGTACGTGCGCCCGCCAAAAGCAAAAATCCTCATGCCGCAGTGGCGTTCATCCAGGCTCTGTCCAGTGATCGCGGGTAATTTACTATTTGCACACCTTTGCTCGGCGACAAAATCCTGTGGCCGCGACAGGATCATGTCCTTGACCCGCGCTATTTGCTCGGGGGAAAATGTCGAGCAGTCCCATTTATTTAAATCGTCATCGCACTCGACAGCCCTGAAAATCATGTATTGGTCGATATCCGAAAGGATCGTATCACACTGGTCATGGTCAGCGAGCCAGTACCTTTTCACCGAGGGAATGAGCAAGGTCTCCCCGAGGTAGAATTTCGCCATCTGGGGCAGGAATGCCATCAGCGCGCGGTTATCCCCGATGCCTGTGCCAGCGGCATTCACGATCGACACGGTGCCTTTGCGCACACAGGTCATGAGCCCCGGCACACCGGCCATACTTTCCTGACGGAATGAAACCGGATCCAGTAGGCAATCATCCATCCGGCAATAAATCACGTCGATAGGCTCTAGGCCGCTGATGGTTTTAAAGTACACGCGGTTATTCAGCACGATCAAGTCCCCGCCCCGGACCAGGGGGATACCCATCTGCCGGGCGAGGAATGTATTTTCAAAATGAGTCTGGTCATAGACACCAGCCGAGATCATCACCACACGGGGTTCACCCAGGCTGCTCACAGCAAACGAGCGGACATGCTCGAGGAGCTCGGTCGGGAAAGAGTTTAACGAGCTGATATCGGCCAGGTCCATCAGGTCTGAGCAGGTCTGGCGCAGGACATTGCGGACTTGCATGGCGTAGCTCATCCCGGTGGGGTTCGAGACCGAGTCTTCGATGACGACCCATTGGCCTTGGGGATTCCGGGCGAAATCGATGCCTGCGATGTGTACATATATATCGCGCGGCACACGCACGCCCACGGCCGTCCTCTGGTAACGGGGATCGTCATAGATAATCTGGAAGGGCACGATGCCTGATTTTAAAATCTCTTGGGAATCGTAGATGTCGCGGAAAAATGCATTCCAGATATCGATCCTCTGGGTCGCCACTTTCTGGAGGAATAACCATTCTTTCGAGTCGATCACCCGGGGAAAGGGATCAAAGGGCACCACATGGTCGGGA from Verrucomicrobiota bacterium harbors:
- a CDS encoding circularly permuted type 2 ATP-grasp protein translates to MSEVFPMTKPVLQSARNRKGTELEEIALSMGVARGVYDQTYGALQLQAGYAARVKSQGQRLMEELGVTSLLYTDKNDPDHVVPFDPFPRVIDSKEWLFLQKVATQRIDIWNAFFRDIYDSQEILKSGIVPFQIIYDDPRYQRTAVGVRVPRDIYVHIAGIDFARNPQGQWVVIEDSVSNPTGMSYAMQVRNVLRQTCSDLMDLADISSLNSFPTELLEHVRSFAVSSLGEPRVVMISAGVYDQTHFENTFLARQMGIPLVRGGDLIVLNNRVYFKTISGLEPIDVIYCRMDDCLLDPVSFRQESMAGVPGLMTCVRKGTVSIVNAAGTGIGDNRALMAFLPQMAKFYLGETLLIPSVKRYWLADHDQCDTILSDIDQYMIFRAVECDDDLNKWDCSTFSPEQIARVKDMILSRPQDFVAEQRCANSKLPAITGQSLDERHCGMRIFAFGGRTYRQQPICALTRYAIDAGSNIISTGLGGGIKDTWVLRGEDKAAEELPLSFSIPQRRMRLGSRIAENLYWIGRYMERAENITRILRVILDVQSDEQARRNPQEWAPLWEAMATATGHPTNFFKKQKFIRRNVLSHYTLLDGSNASSVANCVQYVRDNALSTREAVTPELWAIVQDLYQMMDEAQVWGNQVATLDMLRTQELQDKILNQFDALTGCATKTMLHNDAWHFLQMGIYIERAKTTLLLMRQILAKRGSEESKSDSGLEALLRMLSSLYAYRSLYQTRPTVQRASRLLLQDADVPRSVLFCLHHVEFGLESVFGKNRHDEINTPLKVCQKLKSKVDFADLDIFFSGEIGNKPLSIVKFIDELSNDTTNLAVVIADYYLHHQAFNVIQ